In Sphingobacteriaceae bacterium, the following are encoded in one genomic region:
- a CDS encoding SUMF1/EgtB/PvdO family nonheme iron enzyme: MAHTTKSKVVSVQAFYIDDSEISNNEYRQFVFWVRDSIARKLLANGSNPDADRFQISQDEFLSVYPIYKGDNNLQDPYINWEEKINWGSGDDDYRADLQPLYLPEGERFYNRKEIDTRKLNYEYYRIDLKLAAAKVNRFIPNKSPDIQDAAHDYKKADYNNGVHLNDGQNGVPGSPSTLVGDPAKDSKTLGTYNVKDEVSVGQGNYVPRERKGVDRSVFIIKDVINVYPDTLAWVHDYTYSFNEPLTNMYFWHPAYDSYPVVGVTWKQARAFSIWRSMLLNNYLIGTEQSIVNDFRLPTESEWEYAARGGLQKSPYPWGGPYIRNAAGCFLGNFKPMRGSYIDDGGFHTVYIYSYNPNDYGLYCMAGNASEWTSNSFDESAYDFQHDLNPDYVYEAQDKDANVLKRKVIRGGSWKDVGYYLQTSARTYEYQDTAKCYIGFRNVMTYLGRAKGDEI, from the coding sequence ATGGCGCATACTACTAAATCTAAAGTCGTTTCAGTTCAGGCTTTTTACATAGATGATTCTGAAATATCAAACAACGAATACCGTCAGTTTGTATTCTGGGTGAGAGACTCCATAGCTCGTAAATTATTGGCTAATGGATCAAATCCAGATGCTGACAGATTTCAGATCTCACAAGATGAATTCTTAAGCGTTTATCCTATTTATAAAGGTGATAACAATCTTCAAGACCCATATATCAATTGGGAAGAGAAAATTAATTGGGGTAGTGGAGACGATGATTATCGTGCTGATTTACAGCCACTTTATTTACCTGAGGGTGAGCGTTTTTATAACCGAAAAGAAATAGATACCCGAAAGTTAAATTATGAGTATTATAGAATTGATCTAAAACTTGCAGCAGCAAAGGTTAACAGATTCATTCCCAATAAATCACCTGATATTCAGGATGCAGCTCACGATTACAAAAAAGCTGATTATAATAATGGTGTACATTTGAATGATGGACAAAATGGAGTACCCGGTTCTCCTTCAACTTTAGTAGGGGATCCTGCTAAGGATAGTAAAACTCTAGGTACCTATAATGTTAAAGACGAAGTTTCCGTTGGTCAAGGTAATTATGTTCCTCGTGAGCGCAAAGGAGTTGATCGTTCTGTGTTTATTATTAAAGATGTGATTAATGTTTATCCTGACACACTTGCTTGGGTACATGATTATACTTATTCATTTAATGAGCCATTAACTAATATGTATTTTTGGCACCCGGCTTATGATTCATATCCTGTAGTAGGTGTTACTTGGAAACAGGCTCGTGCCTTTTCAATTTGGAGATCTATGTTATTGAATAATTATTTAATAGGCACTGAACAATCCATTGTAAATGATTTTCGTTTACCAACTGAAAGTGAGTGGGAATATGCTGCAAGAGGTGGATTACAAAAATCTCCATATCCTTGGGGTGGCCCATATATCAGAAATGCTGCAGGTTGTTTCTTAGGTAACTTTAAACCAATGCGCGGATCTTATATCGATGATGGTGGGTTCCACACTGTTTATATTTACTCATACAATCCAAATGATTACGGATTATATTGTATGGCCGGTAATGCTTCGGAGTGGACAAGCAACTCATTTGATGAATCAGCTTATGACTTCCAACATGATTTAAATCCTGATTACGTTTACGAAGCTCAAGATAAAGATGCTAATGTATTAAAGCGTAAAGTAATTCGTGGTGGAAGTTGGAAAGATGTAGGTTACTATCTTCAAACGAGCGCTCGAACGTATGAGTATCAAGATACCGCAAAATGTTATATCGGTTTCAGAAATGTTATGACTTATTTAGGACGTGCAAAAGGAGACGAAATTTAA
- the gldL gene encoding gliding motility protein GldL produces MSKLGKVKGFKRFLHLASCLGASVVILGALFKIMHWPGCNEMLIVGLGTEAFLFGLFASDIPHEEVDWTLAYPELAGMAHEEVNEHDPSLPVSQQLDNMLENAKIGPELIESLGTGMKSLSDTASKIGDISNATAATNEYVENVKKASNSVTDLADTYKKAANTMADLASSNDAGHSIGESLNSVSKNLSALNATYELQLQGSKTHLDATSKFYDGLHELMKNLHDSVDDTKKYRAEMSQLSSNLTALNTIYGNMLGAMNFNKG; encoded by the coding sequence ATGAGTAAATTAGGTAAAGTAAAAGGGTTCAAAAGGTTCTTACACCTTGCATCATGTCTTGGAGCTTCCGTGGTAATTCTTGGAGCACTTTTTAAAATTATGCACTGGCCCGGATGTAATGAAATGTTAATCGTTGGTCTTGGTACTGAGGCCTTTTTATTCGGTTTATTCGCTTCTGATATTCCACATGAAGAAGTAGATTGGACTTTAGCTTATCCTGAATTAGCAGGTATGGCACATGAAGAAGTAAATGAGCATGATCCAAGCTTACCGGTAAGCCAACAATTAGACAATATGCTTGAGAATGCAAAAATTGGGCCTGAATTAATTGAAAGTTTAGGAACAGGCATGAAGTCATTGAGCGATACCGCTTCAAAAATCGGTGATATTTCTAATGCTACTGCTGCTACCAATGAATATGTTGAAAACGTAAAGAAAGCTTCAAATAGCGTAACTGATTTAGCTGATACTTATAAAAAAGCAGCAAATACAATGGCTGACTTAGCTAGTTCTAATGATGCTGGACATTCAATAGGTGAATCTTTAAATTCAGTTTCTAAAAATTTATCTGCTTTAAATGCAACTTATGAATTACAATTGCAAGGAAGCAAAACACATTTAGATGCCACTTCTAAATTCTACGATGGTTTACATGAATTAATGAAAAACCTTCACGACTCAGTGGATGATACTAAGAAGTATCGTGCAGAAATGAGTCAATTGTCCTCTAACTTAACTGCCTTAAATACTATTTATGGTAATATGTTAGGAGCAATGAACTTTAACAAGGGTTAA